GCTGGATGCACCGGCAATGAGCCAGCTCTCCCCCATCCTGTTCCTGGCCCTCGGATTTGCGGTCGGCCTCGCCCATTTCGCGGCCATCGCCAGAGAAGCCGACCTCGTCACCCATGGCGGCCCGGCATCGCGCGCGATCCTGCTCAGGCTCGGGCGCCTCGCCGTCACTATTCTGGTTCTTGTCATCGCCAGCCGGCAAGGGTGGCCGGCGCTTCTTGCCGCAACAACCGGCTTCATGGGCGGGCGCCAGATCATGCTCCACCGGCTCGGAGGCGCCCGATGATATTCGCGTCACCACTTGAAAGCCATGTGCTGTTCGCGATCGGTCCGGTGCCGATCAGCCAGCCGGTCGCCACGACCTGGGGCATCATGGCCGTCCTTACAATCGGAAGCTGGCTGCTGACCCGCCGCCTTGCGTTACGCCCAACCCGAGCCCAAGCGGCGCTCGAGCTGGTCGTCGAGACCGTCGCCGGCCAGATCCGCGAGACGATGGAGGCGGAGCCGCGGCGTTATTTGCCGCTGATCGGCACGCTGTTCCTGTTCCTGCTGGTCGCCAACTGGTCGTCGCTGATCCCCGGCGTCGAGCCGCCGACCGCGACCCTCGAAACCGACGCGGCGCTGGCGCTGATCGTCTTCGGCGCGACGCTCTGGTTCGGCGTCCGCGCGCTCGGGCCCAGGGCCTATCTCGCGACCTTCGCGCGCCCCTCGATCCTGCTCGCCCCGCTCAATATCGTCGAGCTCTTCACCCGCAGCTTCTCGCTGATGGTGCGCCTGTTCGGCAACGTCATGAGCGGTGTCTTCATGATCGGCGTCGTGCTGAGCCTGGCCGGGCTGCTCGTCCCGATCCCGCTGATGGCGCTCGAAATGCTGACCGGCGCGGTCCAGGCCTACATTTTCGGCGCGCTCGCCATGGTCTTTATCGGCAGCGCTATCAGCGAGAACGGCGCCCGCCCGCCATCCAAACAGGAGTCCCCCGCATGAACTGGATCCATCTCGCCAGCATCCTCGGCGCCGCTTTCGCGATCTCGATCGGCGCAATCGCCCCGGCGCTCGGGCAGGGCAGGGCCGTCGCCGCCGCGATGGACGCGATCGCGCGCCAGCCCGAAGCCGCCAACACCATCTCGCGCACGCTGTTCGTGGGCCTCGCGATGATCGAGACGATGGCGATCTACTGCCTCGTGATCGCGCTGCTGCTGCTCTTCGCCAACCCGTTCGCCTGACATGCGGATCGACTGGTGGACGCTCGCGCTGCAGGCGGTCAATGTCCTCATCCTCGTGTGGCTGCTCGGACGCTTCCTGTTCCGTCCGGTGATGGATGCCATCGCTGCCCGCCAGGCATCGGCCCAGGCGCTGCTCGACGAAGCGCGGGAGGCAAAGGACCGGGCACAGGCCGAAGCGCAGGCGCTCAAGACGCAGAATGACGGCTTCGTCGCGGATGCGGCGGCTCGCCGCGCCGAGATCCGGACCGAGGCCGAAGCGGAGCGCCAGCGCCTCCTCGCGCAGGCCAGGCTCGAGGCGGACGCCGTCGTCGAGCAAGGCCATGCGGCGATCGATGCCGAACGCGGGCGGGTGGCGGCGCAGTGGCGGGAAAAGGCAGCGAGCCTCGCCGCCTCGATGGCAGGCACGTTGCTCGCTCGTCTCCCGCCCGAGCAGACGGTGCAGGCCATGGTCGACGCGCTCAAGGCGCGGCTCGGGGACCTTTCCGAGGCGGATCGCCTCAGCCTGGCGGCCGCCGGGCCCGTCACCGTCGCGACGCCCGCGCCGCTGACGGCCGATCTGCAGACGCAGGTAGCGCGCGCGCTTGGCGAAATCCTGCCGGATACCGCGACCCCGATCTTCGCGGTCGATCCAGATCTCATCGCCGGCGCGGAGCTTCGCACGCCCCACGCCGTCGTGCGCAACAGCTGGCGCGCCGATCTCGACGCCATGGTGGAGAGCCTCAATGAGGACAATCATGCCCGGATCGCCTGAAGACTGGCTGACGCAGGCCCAGAGCTGCATCGCGCGCGCCAATCTCGGGCCGCGTGTCGATGCAATTGGCCGGGTGGAATCGATCGGCGACGGCGTTGCCATGGTCTCGGGCCTTCCGGACTCGCGCCTCGACGAATTGCTCTATCTCGCCCGGGGCCAGACCGGATTCGTCCACACGCTCGACCGGGACCGGATTGGCTGCGTGCTGCTCGACGATGCCGCACAGGTGGAGGCAGGAGACACCGTAACCGGCTCGGGCGAGGTGGTGCGCGTGCCGGTTGGCGAGGCATTGCTTGGCCGAGTCGTCGATCCGCTCGGCCGTCCGCTCGATGGGGGCGCGCCGATCCGGGCCAGGCGCTTCGATCCTGTCGAACGGCCGGCGCCGGCGATCATCGAACGCGACCTCGTCGTCCAGCCGGTGCAGACCGGCACGCTCGCAATCGATGCGATGTTCGCCATCGGCCGGGGGCAGCGCGAACTCATTCTCGGTGACCGCGCCACCGGCAAGACGGCGCTCGCGGTCGACACGATCATCAACCAGCGCACCAGCGACATGATCTGCGTCTATGTCGCGATCGGCCAGAAAAGCTCGGCGGTCGCGCGCGTGGTCGATCAGGTGCGGCGGCATGGCGCGCCGGATCGCACCATCTTCGTCGTGGCGAGCCCCGCCGCGGCGCCGGGGCTGCAATGGATCGCGCCGTTCGCGGGCTTCACGATGGCCGAGTATTTTCGGGATGGTGGCGGCCATGCGGTGGTGGTGCTCGACGATCTCACCAAGCATGCCGCGACCCATCGCGAGATCGCCCTGCTGATCGGACAGCCGCCCGGGCGCGAGGCCTATCCAGGCGACGTCTTCTTCCTCCATTCCCGCCTGCTCGAACGTGCGGCGCGTCTCTCGACGGAGAAGGGGGGCGGTTCGCTCACGGCTCTGCCGATCGCGGAGACCGATGCCGGCAACGTCAGCGCCTATATTCCGACAAATCTGATCTCGATCACCGACGGTCAGATCATTCTCGACGCGAAGCTGTTCGCGCAGGGGCACAAGCCCGCCATCGACGTGGGCACGAGCGTGAGCCGGGTCGGCGGCAAGACGCAGCTTCGCGTCCTGCGCGACGCGAGCGGGACCATGCGCCTCGACTATGCGCAGTTCCTCGAGCTCGAGATGTTCACCCGCTTCGGCGAGCAGCCCGAGCCGCGTGTCCGCGCCCAGATCGAACGGGGCAAGCGCTTGCGCGCCTTGCTCGTGCAACCGCTGTCGAGTCCCCTACGGGTCGTCGACCAGGTGGCGCTGGCCGTGGCGCTCGGCGAAGGGTTGCTCGATGGCATGGCGGTCTCGGAGATACCGTCGCTCCGCGCGCGGCTGCCCGCCTGGATCGACGATCACGTCCCCGATCTATGCGCGCAGATCGAGCGGACTGGAC
The DNA window shown above is from Sphingomonas sp. OV641 and carries:
- a CDS encoding ATP synthase subunit I; the protein is MSQLSPILFLALGFAVGLAHFAAIAREADLVTHGGPASRAILLRLGRLAVTILVLVIASRQGWPALLAATTGFMGGRQIMLHRLGGAR
- a CDS encoding F0F1 ATP synthase subunit A — encoded protein: MLFAIGPVPISQPVATTWGIMAVLTIGSWLLTRRLALRPTRAQAALELVVETVAGQIRETMEAEPRRYLPLIGTLFLFLLVANWSSLIPGVEPPTATLETDAALALIVFGATLWFGVRALGPRAYLATFARPSILLAPLNIVELFTRSFSLMVRLFGNVMSGVFMIGVVLSLAGLLVPIPLMALEMLTGAVQAYIFGALAMVFIGSAISENGARPPSKQESPA
- a CDS encoding F0F1 ATP synthase subunit C, whose translation is MNWIHLASILGAAFAISIGAIAPALGQGRAVAAAMDAIARQPEAANTISRTLFVGLAMIETMAIYCLVIALLLLFANPFA
- a CDS encoding F0F1 ATP synthase subunit alpha — encoded protein: MPGSPEDWLTQAQSCIARANLGPRVDAIGRVESIGDGVAMVSGLPDSRLDELLYLARGQTGFVHTLDRDRIGCVLLDDAAQVEAGDTVTGSGEVVRVPVGEALLGRVVDPLGRPLDGGAPIRARRFDPVERPAPAIIERDLVVQPVQTGTLAIDAMFAIGRGQRELILGDRATGKTALAVDTIINQRTSDMICVYVAIGQKSSAVARVVDQVRRHGAPDRTIFVVASPAAAPGLQWIAPFAGFTMAEYFRDGGGHAVVVLDDLTKHAATHREIALLIGQPPGREAYPGDVFFLHSRLLERAARLSTEKGGGSLTALPIAETDAGNVSAYIPTNLISITDGQIILDAKLFAQGHKPAIDVGTSVSRVGGKTQLRVLRDASGTMRLDYAQFLELEMFTRFGEQPEPRVRAQIERGKRLRALLVQPLSSPLRVVDQVALAVALGEGLLDGMAVSEIPSLRARLPAWIDDHVPDLCAQIERTGQIDTAQRSALITTVKALIESQPAGSAS